ACGTTTTCTGTAGTCGGTTATAACAAAAAGTAAAAATATTGTATAATTGATTGTGAATGTTATGGTTTATATACTTTTCTTTCTGGGGGGGAAATGAAATGTTAGTTAACATAATGGAAAAAATTGTTGATGAAATATATGAAGATATTTTAGAAACTCACGAAATAAATTTTTGTGATTGCCCAAAATGTAGGGAGGATGTGAAAGCCATAGTTTTAAATGAAATCACTCCAAAATACGTATCCACAGATAAAGGACTGGCTATTTCAAAAGCCGAAATGATGGAAGTTCAGCTTAGAATAGATATTTTAGATAAAATTGTTAA
Above is a window of Geotoga petraea DNA encoding:
- a CDS encoding late competence development ComFB family protein; the encoded protein is MLVNIMEKIVDEIYEDILETHEINFCDCPKCREDVKAIVLNEITPKYVSTDKGLAISKAEMMEVQLRIDILDKIVKAIIKVGKSL